In Kiritimatiellia bacterium, one genomic interval encodes:
- the thiD gene encoding bifunctional hydroxymethylpyrimidine kinase/phosphomethylpyrimidine kinase, which yields MHARAFSHAALTIAGSDSGGGAGLQADLKTFSALGVFGASAVTCITAQNPAGVSAVAAIEPRIVKEQIRKVCEAFPIAAAKTGMLYSADIIRAVAEADLEFGIPVLVVDPVMVAASGARLLQSDAVAALCDHLLPAARVVTPNLHEAEILTGRSISTLSDLRAAAREIGEKFDVACILKGGHLGGDSVVDVLFDEGEEILFEGPRIQAHETHGCGCAFSAAVTAYLAKGYLLAEAVRRAKDFVSGALEHAVRIGSHSPLHFFWNASLEGPF from the coding sequence ATGCATGCCCGGGCATTTTCCCACGCGGCGCTTACCATCGCGGGATCCGACAGCGGCGGCGGCGCGGGGCTTCAGGCCGACCTGAAAACATTTTCAGCGCTCGGCGTCTTCGGCGCCAGCGCGGTCACTTGCATCACGGCCCAAAACCCCGCCGGTGTCTCCGCCGTCGCGGCGATTGAGCCCCGCATCGTCAAAGAACAAATCCGCAAGGTATGCGAGGCATTTCCAATCGCGGCGGCAAAAACCGGCATGCTCTACTCGGCGGACATCATTCGCGCCGTTGCGGAAGCCGACCTCGAATTCGGAATTCCTGTGCTGGTGGTCGATCCGGTGATGGTCGCAGCCTCTGGCGCGCGACTTCTACAATCCGACGCGGTCGCGGCCCTGTGCGACCATCTGCTTCCAGCGGCTCGGGTTGTCACCCCCAATCTGCATGAGGCGGAGATCCTGACCGGCCGGAGCATCTCCACCCTGTCGGACCTTCGCGCGGCGGCTCGCGAGATTGGCGAGAAATTCGACGTCGCCTGCATCTTGAAAGGAGGTCACCTCGGCGGCGACTCGGTCGTCGACGTCCTGTTTGATGAAGGCGAGGAGATTCTTTTCGAAGGACCGAGGATCCAGGCCCACGAGACGCACGGCTGCGGCTGCGCCTTTTCTGCCGCCGTGACGGCCTATCTGGCAAAGGGATACCTGCTGGCCGAGGCGGTACGGCGCGCGAAAGATTTTGTGTCCGGCGCGCTCGAACACGCCGTGCGAATCGGGTCCCATTCGCCGCTCCATTTCTTTTGGAATGCCTCGCTCGAGGGCCCCTTCTGA